From one Nocardioides sp. Kera G14 genomic stretch:
- a CDS encoding diacylglycerol kinase, giving the protein MPLKVLHVATGNVGTIVLRHLLTDPRFEVVGVVVSTPEKVGRDAGELAGTGTTTGIRAIDSLDAGIALGPDVATYCAIGETRFFEALADVQKLAEAGINVAATSPVTLIWPWGTLPDSMIDPIDEAARKGGVSVFATGVDPGWANDLLPFAIASTCQRIDRVVCSEIADYATYDGAPVMFDVMGFGREVGDLPMLFKPGMLTAAWGVTLRQLATGFGIELDEIRESVEQEPAPEAFDITAGHIPAGGVAALRFKIIGVVDGEEKLVIDHTTRLRPDLRPDWPQPAQDGGSYRVEITGEPSYRVDVCPTSEIGDHNYVAIATAAGRLVNAIPDVVAAEPGLRTFFDLPFNTGRGAFATTFGKETHGTR; this is encoded by the coding sequence ATGCCGCTCAAGGTCCTCCACGTCGCCACCGGCAACGTCGGCACCATCGTCCTGCGCCACCTGCTCACCGACCCGCGCTTCGAGGTCGTGGGCGTCGTCGTCTCGACTCCGGAGAAGGTCGGCCGGGACGCCGGTGAGCTCGCCGGCACGGGCACGACCACCGGGATCAGGGCGATCGACTCGCTGGACGCCGGCATCGCGCTCGGCCCGGACGTCGCGACGTACTGCGCGATCGGCGAGACCCGGTTCTTCGAGGCGCTCGCCGACGTGCAGAAGCTCGCCGAGGCGGGCATCAACGTCGCCGCGACGTCACCGGTCACGCTGATCTGGCCGTGGGGCACGCTGCCCGACTCCATGATCGATCCCATCGACGAGGCCGCCCGGAAGGGCGGCGTCAGCGTCTTCGCGACCGGCGTCGATCCCGGCTGGGCCAACGACCTGCTCCCGTTCGCCATCGCGAGCACGTGCCAGCGGATCGACCGGGTGGTCTGCTCGGAGATCGCGGACTACGCGACGTACGACGGCGCGCCGGTGATGTTCGACGTGATGGGCTTCGGGCGCGAGGTCGGCGATCTGCCGATGCTCTTCAAGCCCGGGATGCTCACCGCTGCCTGGGGTGTGACGCTGCGCCAGCTGGCGACCGGGTTCGGCATCGAGCTCGACGAGATCCGCGAGTCCGTCGAGCAGGAGCCCGCACCCGAGGCCTTCGACATCACCGCCGGTCACATCCCTGCCGGCGGCGTGGCCGCGCTGCGGTTCAAGATCATCGGGGTGGTGGACGGCGAGGAGAAGCTCGTCATCGACCACACCACCCGGCTGCGCCCGGACCTGCGTCCCGACTGGCCACAGCCCGCGCAGGACGGCGGCTCCTACCGCGTGGAGATCACCGGCGAGCCGTCGTACCGCGTCGACGTCTGCCCCACGAGCGAGATCGGCGACCACAACTACGTCGCCATCGCGACCGCGGCCGGCCGCCTCGTCAACGCGATCCCCGACGTGGTGGCGGCCGAGCCCGGCCTGCGCACCTTCTTCGATCTGCCCTTCAACACCGGTCGTGGCGCCTTCGCAACGACCTTCGGAAAGGAAACCCATGGGACGCGTTGA
- a CDS encoding DUF3068 domain-containing protein, producing MRIIKFVCLIVGGFLVTAGVLVQAWLPGQVLKTPLDVDSKIHMTGTAESGLLFSGSQKVNIFNQTTAVAGLSDDSNVAWGTWKCVVIAAPGAPDCVQADDPTYKLVNASSDTYLASRTSGLAVSDTHSLPAGVKSATGLVNKFPFNSKKTTYPYWDSTLQKAVPAAYQRTEKLDGLTTYVYELSIPDTVAEISDGVQGTYRNTMQIYVEPLTGAVVNQVADTSTTLSDGTVALAVKAAFTDKQIATSVSEAKDNRRLLVLMLDVAPFVLYALGALLLAGGLVLAVRSARRQRPVDREASVPQMPLRGAHA from the coding sequence GTGCGCATCATCAAGTTCGTCTGCCTCATCGTCGGCGGGTTCCTCGTCACCGCCGGCGTGCTCGTCCAGGCCTGGCTTCCGGGCCAGGTCCTCAAGACGCCGCTCGACGTCGACTCCAAGATCCACATGACGGGGACCGCGGAATCCGGGCTGCTCTTCTCCGGAAGCCAGAAGGTCAACATCTTCAACCAGACCACGGCCGTCGCCGGGCTCTCCGACGACTCCAACGTGGCCTGGGGCACCTGGAAGTGCGTCGTGATCGCCGCCCCGGGTGCGCCCGACTGTGTGCAGGCCGACGACCCGACGTACAAGCTCGTCAACGCCTCGTCCGACACGTACCTCGCCTCGCGGACCTCCGGTCTTGCGGTCTCCGACACGCATTCCCTTCCGGCCGGGGTCAAGAGCGCGACGGGGCTGGTCAACAAGTTCCCGTTCAACTCCAAGAAGACGACCTACCCCTACTGGGACTCGACCCTGCAGAAGGCAGTGCCCGCGGCCTACCAGCGCACCGAGAAGCTGGACGGCCTGACCACCTACGTCTACGAGCTCTCCATCCCCGACACGGTGGCCGAGATCTCCGACGGGGTGCAGGGCACCTACCGCAACACGATGCAGATCTACGTCGAGCCGCTCACCGGCGCGGTCGTCAACCAGGTCGCCGACACCAGCACGACGCTGTCGGACGGCACGGTGGCCCTGGCGGTGAAGGCCGCGTTCACCGACAAGCAGATCGCGACCAGCGTCAGCGAGGCGAAGGACAACCGACGCCTGCTCGTGCTGATGCTCGACGTCGCCCCGTTCGTCCTCTACGCGCTCGGCGCGTTGCTCCTGGCCGGCGGGCTCGTGCTGGCGGTGCGCTCAGCGCGGCGCCAGCGGCCGGTCGACCGGGAGGCATCGGTGCCGCAGATGCCGCTCCGCGGCGCACACGCGTAA
- a CDS encoding alpha/beta fold hydrolase, protein MDQLAEPRASSIELTGLGLGLLEWGPPGGPLLLAAHGFPDTAWTWRRVAPGLAAAGWRVVAPALRGYAPSTLPADGDLSIYAVAEDLVELADRLGADERSVLVGHDWGAIAASLLAGRAESPFSRYVLVAIPPLAHLNPRRGTLRPWTAAVIRQPAHSWYIAFNQLRGLAERRFDWLARRLWASWAPGYDATEDLAHLAEAVPDVTHARAVISYYRTALGSRMSALSAEPVHPVLFLQGDHDTALDPRFFEVVAPQLAPPSRAVLVEGAGHFPHLDRPEVVLTEMLAELGRPDAAVGR, encoded by the coding sequence GTGGACCAGCTCGCGGAGCCGCGAGCCTCCTCGATCGAGCTCACGGGGCTCGGCCTCGGCCTGCTCGAGTGGGGCCCGCCGGGCGGCCCGCTGCTGCTGGCCGCCCACGGGTTCCCCGACACGGCGTGGACCTGGCGCCGCGTGGCGCCAGGTCTCGCGGCCGCGGGCTGGCGGGTGGTCGCACCGGCGCTGCGGGGCTATGCGCCGTCGACGCTGCCGGCCGACGGCGACCTCTCGATCTATGCGGTCGCCGAGGACCTCGTGGAGCTGGCCGACCGGCTCGGCGCCGACGAGCGGTCCGTCCTGGTCGGCCATGACTGGGGCGCGATCGCGGCGAGCCTGCTGGCCGGTCGCGCGGAGTCACCGTTCAGCCGCTACGTGCTCGTCGCCATCCCTCCCCTGGCCCACCTCAACCCACGACGCGGGACGCTCCGGCCCTGGACCGCCGCGGTCATCCGGCAACCGGCGCACTCCTGGTACATCGCCTTCAACCAGCTCCGCGGCCTCGCCGAGCGTCGCTTCGACTGGCTCGCCCGCCGGCTGTGGGCCTCCTGGGCACCCGGCTACGACGCCACCGAGGACCTGGCCCACCTCGCTGAGGCGGTGCCCGACGTCACCCACGCCCGGGCGGTGATCTCCTACTACCGCACGGCACTCGGCTCCCGTATGTCCGCGCTGTCAGCGGAGCCTGTGCACCCTGTGCTCTTCCTGCAGGGTGACCACGACACCGCGCTCGACCCGCGCTTCTTCGAGGTGGTCGCTCCGCAGCTGGCACCGCCCTCGCGCGCCGTGCTGGTCGAGGGCGCCGGCCACTTCCCGCACCTCGACCGCCCCGAGGTCGTCCTCACCGAGATGCTCGCCGAGCTCGGCCGGCCGGACGCGGCGGTCGGCCGATGA
- a CDS encoding SDR family NAD(P)-dependent oxidoreductase yields the protein MSAGPLTGRRALVTGASRGIGLAVAHRLVAEGTGVVVVNGRDPEALDEAVAALRAIATSEQQVSGIAGSASDADVLAAMVESAGEPDLLVTCAGTAEPPGSSILSITPDEWRDLIEAHLDSTFIACRAVVPGMVERRRGTIVTTSSHAFTGAFGGTGYAAGKGGVNSLTYALAAELREHGIRVNAVTPGARTRLSTGEDYEQTIGELNRRGLLDDLMREGALAPAPPEYVASLYAFLASDLSAPITGEVFSGSGGYVGRWERPTETFLTWRDHATEPPWSLDDLAGLISPKTDSARA from the coding sequence ATGAGCGCCGGACCGCTGACCGGTAGGAGGGCGCTCGTCACCGGAGCCAGCCGCGGCATCGGTCTCGCCGTCGCCCATCGCCTCGTGGCCGAGGGCACGGGTGTGGTGGTGGTGAACGGCCGCGACCCCGAGGCACTGGACGAGGCCGTCGCCGCCCTGCGTGCCATCGCCACTTCCGAGCAGCAGGTCTCGGGGATCGCCGGCTCGGCCTCCGACGCCGACGTCCTCGCGGCGATGGTCGAGTCCGCAGGCGAGCCGGACCTCCTGGTCACCTGCGCCGGCACGGCCGAACCGCCCGGCTCCTCGATCCTCTCGATCACGCCGGACGAGTGGCGCGACCTGATCGAGGCCCACCTCGACTCCACCTTCATCGCCTGCCGAGCCGTCGTGCCGGGCATGGTCGAGCGGCGCCGCGGCACGATCGTGACCACCAGCTCCCACGCCTTCACCGGCGCCTTCGGTGGCACCGGGTACGCCGCCGGCAAAGGTGGCGTCAACAGCCTCACCTACGCCTTGGCCGCCGAGCTCCGCGAGCACGGGATCCGCGTCAACGCCGTGACGCCGGGTGCGCGCACACGGCTCTCCACCGGCGAGGACTACGAGCAGACGATCGGCGAGCTCAACCGTCGCGGCCTCCTCGACGACCTGATGCGCGAGGGTGCCCTCGCTCCTGCGCCACCGGAGTATGTCGCCAGCCTCTACGCCTTCCTGGCCAGCGACCTCTCGGCCCCGATCACGGGCGAGGTCTTCTCCGGGTCGGGAGGCTACGTCGGCCGCTGGGAGCGGCCGACCGAGACGTTCCTGACCTGGCGCGACCACGCCACCGAGCCGCCGTGGTCGCTCGACGACCTCGCCGGACTCATCTCGCCGAAGACCGACTCCGCACGGGCGTGA
- a CDS encoding SDR family oxidoreductase has product MGRVDDKVVLISGGARNIGGASARMLVAEGAKVVIGDLLDDEGKALADELGDAARYVHLDVTSEEDWAAAVAHTLDEFGTLTTLFNNAGIFNGGQLQRYKREQWNQMLEVNLTGAFLGMKASADAIIAAGGGSIINTSSIEGLRGTPWAHGYVASKWGLRGLTKSAAMELAPQGVRVNSLHPGRISTPATDAMPEDLIPIPLGRPGQPDEVASFVVFLTSNESSFVTGAEFVMDGGTVTAIPTKI; this is encoded by the coding sequence ATGGGACGCGTTGACGACAAGGTCGTCCTCATCAGCGGCGGCGCCCGCAACATCGGCGGCGCCAGCGCCCGGATGCTCGTCGCCGAGGGCGCCAAGGTGGTCATCGGCGACCTCCTCGACGACGAGGGCAAGGCACTCGCCGACGAGCTCGGCGATGCGGCGCGTTACGTGCACCTCGACGTGACCTCCGAGGAGGACTGGGCGGCCGCGGTCGCCCACACGCTCGACGAGTTCGGGACGCTCACCACGCTCTTCAACAACGCCGGGATCTTCAACGGCGGCCAGCTGCAGCGCTACAAGCGCGAGCAGTGGAACCAGATGCTCGAGGTCAATCTCACCGGCGCCTTCCTCGGCATGAAGGCCTCGGCCGACGCGATCATCGCCGCCGGGGGCGGGTCGATCATCAACACCTCGTCGATCGAGGGCCTGCGCGGCACCCCCTGGGCGCACGGGTACGTCGCCTCCAAGTGGGGACTCCGCGGACTGACGAAGTCCGCAGCCATGGAGCTCGCGCCCCAAGGCGTCCGGGTCAACTCACTGCACCCCGGACGGATCAGCACGCCTGCCACGGACGCCATGCCCGAGGACCTGATCCCGATCCCGCTCGGCCGCCCCGGCCAGCCTGACGAGGTCGCCTCCTTCGTGGTCTTCCTGACCAGCAACGAGTCCTCCTTCGTCACCGGCGCGGAGTTCGTCATGGACGGCGGCACCGTGACCGCCATCCCGACCAAGATCTGA
- a CDS encoding AMP-binding protein, whose translation MTQDTRPLNLADVLEAMADAVPDRTAVFTMARPYTFAELDERATRFANHLVSEGIQPGEHVAVHSRNRIEWVEAYYGCFKARAVPININFKYLHDELTYLYDNADIVATIVAPEHVEAVKGLVVPGLRHVLVMGEEYEAAMAAASTDRELGGRAAGRTGDDHYVLFTGGTTGRPKGVVWRNEDIIPAAMNEVRFKAPIESVEKLAEEAIALETPMTILACGPMMHGGSQWILGNGHLGGHTVALYTEPSFSAETLLDLVQAAGVVSLTFLGDAMGRPVADALEAEPDRWDLSKLVAMSNGSAPLSDGVRAQLRKVLPGRFILDTVGASESGATAKRIDDGQDAGAGAPRFDPDPDAAVLRADGTLAEVGEEGLLARTGPLPLGYYKDPEKTAATFKEYDGKRWTIPGDAARLEADGSISLLGRGSVCINTGGEKVHPEEVEAALLRHDDIFDAVAVGVPHPRWGQQVVALVQAREGHDLTADDVRAHCRALIANYKVPKEIIFVDRVPRTPVSKVDYPASRALATGLLDTP comes from the coding sequence GTGACCCAGGACACCCGCCCCTTGAACCTCGCCGACGTGCTCGAAGCGATGGCCGACGCCGTACCCGACCGCACCGCCGTGTTCACCATGGCCCGCCCCTACACCTTCGCCGAGCTCGACGAGCGCGCGACGCGCTTCGCCAACCACCTGGTCTCGGAGGGCATCCAGCCCGGTGAGCACGTGGCCGTCCACTCCCGCAACCGGATCGAGTGGGTCGAGGCCTACTACGGCTGCTTCAAGGCGCGCGCGGTGCCGATCAACATCAACTTCAAGTACCTCCACGACGAGCTGACCTACCTCTACGACAACGCCGACATCGTGGCGACGATCGTCGCGCCCGAGCACGTCGAGGCCGTCAAGGGGCTCGTCGTGCCGGGCCTGCGGCATGTGCTCGTCATGGGCGAGGAGTACGAGGCGGCCATGGCGGCAGCCTCCACCGATCGTGAGCTCGGGGGCCGCGCGGCCGGACGCACCGGCGACGACCATTACGTGCTCTTCACCGGCGGCACGACCGGTCGTCCCAAGGGCGTCGTATGGCGCAACGAGGACATCATTCCGGCGGCGATGAACGAGGTGCGCTTCAAGGCGCCGATCGAGTCGGTCGAGAAGCTCGCCGAGGAGGCGATCGCCCTCGAGACGCCGATGACCATCCTGGCCTGCGGCCCGATGATGCACGGCGGCTCGCAGTGGATCCTCGGCAACGGCCACCTCGGCGGTCACACCGTCGCCCTCTACACCGAGCCGTCCTTCTCCGCCGAGACCCTGCTCGACCTCGTCCAGGCGGCCGGGGTCGTCTCCCTCACCTTCCTCGGTGACGCGATGGGCCGGCCGGTCGCCGACGCCCTCGAGGCCGAGCCCGACCGGTGGGACCTCTCGAAGCTCGTCGCGATGTCCAACGGGTCCGCGCCGCTCTCCGACGGGGTGCGGGCACAGTTGCGGAAGGTCCTCCCCGGTCGCTTCATCCTCGACACGGTCGGCGCCTCGGAGTCCGGTGCGACGGCCAAGCGGATCGACGACGGCCAGGACGCCGGTGCCGGAGCGCCCCGCTTCGATCCCGACCCCGATGCCGCCGTCCTGCGCGCCGACGGCACCCTCGCCGAGGTCGGCGAGGAGGGCCTGCTCGCGCGCACGGGCCCGCTCCCCCTCGGCTACTACAAGGACCCCGAGAAGACGGCAGCGACCTTCAAGGAGTACGACGGCAAGCGCTGGACCATCCCCGGCGATGCTGCGCGCCTGGAGGCCGACGGCTCGATCTCGCTGCTCGGCCGCGGCTCGGTCTGCATCAACACCGGCGGGGAGAAGGTGCACCCCGAGGAGGTCGAGGCCGCCCTGCTGCGGCACGACGACATCTTCGACGCCGTCGCCGTCGGCGTACCGCACCCGCGGTGGGGGCAGCAGGTGGTCGCCCTCGTCCAGGCACGCGAGGGTCACGACCTGACCGCCGACGACGTGCGTGCGCACTGCCGCGCGCTGATCGCGAACTACAAGGTGCCCAAGGAAATCATCTTCGTCGACCGCGTGCCCCGCACGCCGGTGTCGAAGGTCGACTACCCGGCCAGCCGCGCGCTGGCCACCGGGCTCCTCGACACGCCGTAG
- a CDS encoding GMC family oxidoreductase has protein sequence MVSADYVIVGAGSAGCVIARRLAESGASVILIEAGGPDTKLGIRNLLELPGAVAVMLATPQLKKYVDWGFKSVPQTAALDRVIPMTRGKVLGGSSSINGMLWVRGNQQNFDDWAADGATGWAWDDVRDSFKAIEDWEDGESDLRGAGGPIKVRRQVNLTGAAQSFLEHAPGRLGVDLIDDYNGKEQEGVSIMQLSAADGMRYSTAKAYLRDDKAKTYENLVILTEATALRVVLDGERATGVEVRDKKGEKQVISASREVIVSAGVFGSAQLLMLSGIGPSDHLSEVGVHTRADLPVGDNLHDHLFVPVSFRMDSAERRPTPLYFLKGLAQARLNRSGWAAGSQFEAFAFVKSQFAQSIPDLQMHVLYWVYPFPNQDGDKPVRPATTKPGLCILPTLIYPESRGTVRLRSSDPADKPLIDPAYLTVGRDAEVLLDGIAKMREVMAGLGDSQGEITPGPEYSSPQAIREVLPNIVHSVYHAVGTCRMGQDSDPRAVVTPDLRVKGIDALRVADASVMPTITGGNTNAPSIMIGHRAADFLLA, from the coding sequence ATGGTCTCCGCTGATTACGTCATCGTCGGTGCCGGTAGCGCAGGGTGTGTGATCGCCCGCCGCCTGGCCGAGTCGGGTGCAAGTGTCATCCTCATCGAGGCCGGGGGTCCCGACACCAAACTCGGCATCCGCAACCTCCTCGAACTTCCAGGCGCCGTCGCGGTCATGCTCGCGACGCCGCAGCTGAAGAAGTACGTCGACTGGGGCTTCAAGTCCGTCCCCCAGACCGCCGCCCTCGACCGCGTCATCCCGATGACGCGCGGCAAGGTGCTCGGCGGCTCCAGCTCGATCAACGGCATGCTCTGGGTCCGTGGCAACCAGCAGAACTTCGACGACTGGGCCGCCGACGGTGCCACGGGGTGGGCGTGGGACGACGTCCGCGACTCCTTCAAGGCCATCGAGGACTGGGAGGACGGCGAGTCCGACCTCCGCGGTGCCGGCGGCCCGATCAAGGTACGCCGACAGGTCAACCTGACCGGCGCCGCGCAGTCGTTCCTCGAGCACGCCCCCGGCCGGCTCGGCGTCGACCTGATCGACGACTACAACGGCAAGGAGCAGGAGGGCGTCTCGATCATGCAGCTCAGTGCTGCCGACGGGATGCGCTACTCCACGGCCAAGGCCTACCTCCGTGACGACAAGGCGAAGACCTACGAGAACCTCGTGATCCTCACCGAGGCGACGGCACTTCGCGTCGTCCTCGACGGTGAGCGCGCCACCGGTGTCGAGGTCCGGGACAAGAAGGGGGAGAAGCAGGTCATCTCCGCAAGCCGCGAGGTGATCGTCTCCGCCGGTGTCTTCGGCTCCGCCCAGCTCCTGATGCTCAGTGGGATCGGCCCGTCCGACCACCTCAGCGAGGTGGGCGTCCACACCCGTGCGGACCTGCCGGTCGGTGACAACCTGCACGACCACCTCTTCGTGCCGGTCTCCTTCCGGATGGATTCGGCCGAGCGACGGCCCACTCCGCTCTACTTCCTCAAGGGCCTCGCGCAGGCGCGGCTCAACCGGAGCGGCTGGGCCGCAGGCTCCCAGTTCGAGGCCTTCGCGTTCGTGAAGTCCCAGTTCGCGCAGTCGATCCCGGACCTGCAGATGCACGTCCTCTACTGGGTCTACCCGTTCCCGAACCAGGACGGTGACAAGCCGGTCCGTCCGGCGACCACCAAGCCGGGCCTGTGCATCCTGCCGACGCTGATCTATCCCGAGAGCCGTGGCACGGTCCGGCTGCGCAGCTCGGACCCGGCCGACAAGCCACTGATCGACCCGGCCTACCTCACCGTGGGCCGCGATGCCGAGGTGCTCCTCGACGGCATCGCCAAGATGCGCGAGGTCATGGCCGGGCTGGGTGACAGCCAGGGCGAGATCACCCCCGGCCCGGAGTACAGCAGCCCGCAGGCGATCCGGGAGGTCCTGCCCAACATCGTGCACAGCGTCTACCACGCCGTCGGGACCTGCCGGATGGGCCAGGACTCCGACCCGCGCGCCGTCGTCACACCGGACCTCAGGGTCAAGGGCATCGACGCCCTGCGTGTCGCCGACGCGTCGGTGATGCCGACCATCACCGGCGGCAACACCAACGCGCCGTCGATCATGATCGGCCACCGCGCGGCCGACTTCCTACTGGCCTGA
- a CDS encoding LLM class F420-dependent oxidoreductase, translating into MRNGIVLFTSDRGIRPAELAKAAEERGFDTFYVPEHTHIPVKREALHPTGGEELPDDRYLRTLDPWVVLGGCAAVTSRIGLSTAVALPVESDPITLAKTIASLDFLSGGRVSLGVGFGWNTDELADHHVPADRRRTVLKEYLEAMRSIWTEEEASYDGEFVSFGPSWAYPKPTGSIPVVVGAELGPQTARWIARHADGWMSTPRSSGVGEKIKQLQVEWEAAGRDGKPEVRILVAKRPTPEDLAEWSVADELIWGVPDAEPDVVLPYLDKLAGRLGLA; encoded by the coding sequence ATGCGAAACGGGATCGTCCTCTTCACCTCCGACCGCGGCATCCGCCCTGCCGAACTCGCCAAGGCTGCGGAGGAGCGGGGCTTCGACACCTTCTACGTGCCCGAGCACACCCACATCCCGGTCAAGCGCGAGGCGCTGCATCCGACGGGTGGCGAGGAGCTGCCCGACGACCGCTATCTGCGGACCCTCGACCCGTGGGTCGTGCTGGGCGGCTGCGCGGCGGTGACCTCCCGGATCGGGCTCTCCACCGCGGTGGCGCTGCCCGTCGAGTCGGACCCGATCACCCTGGCCAAGACGATCGCCTCGCTGGACTTCCTGTCGGGCGGCCGCGTCTCGCTGGGTGTCGGCTTCGGCTGGAACACCGATGAGCTCGCCGACCACCACGTGCCGGCGGATCGCCGTCGCACCGTGCTCAAGGAGTACCTCGAGGCGATGCGGTCGATCTGGACCGAGGAGGAGGCGTCGTACGACGGCGAGTTCGTCTCCTTCGGACCGAGCTGGGCCTACCCCAAGCCGACGGGATCGATCCCGGTGGTGGTCGGCGCTGAGCTCGGCCCCCAGACGGCCCGCTGGATCGCCCGCCACGCCGACGGCTGGATGAGCACACCGCGCTCGTCCGGCGTCGGCGAGAAGATCAAGCAGCTCCAGGTCGAGTGGGAGGCCGCCGGCCGCGACGGCAAGCCCGAGGTCCGGATCCTCGTCGCCAAGCGTCCGACGCCGGAGGATCTGGCCGAGTGGTCGGTCGCCGACGAGCTGATCTGGGGTGTCCCCGACGCCGAGCCGGATGTGGTGCTCCCCTACCTCGACAAGCTCGCCGGCCGCCTCGGCCTGGCCTGA
- a CDS encoding enoyl-CoA hydratase/isomerase family protein translates to MSDLLLIKDRDRVRTITLNRPEALNAFNEALYDALTEALFEADQAPDVAVVLLTGAGRAFSAGTDLMEMGERISNPDFVPGVHGFVGLIDALEAFGKPLVLAINGLGLGIGLTIVGFADLVFMSTEARLKAPFTSLGVAPEAASSELLPRLVGRQNAAWILLSAEWIGAVEAKEMGLVWRLCAPEELVSEAWRHAAVLAARPISSLREVKADIVAPLREAVAAARERENDGFVRLMGGPANMEALTAFAEGRPADFTALPPGW, encoded by the coding sequence GTGAGTGACCTGCTGCTGATCAAGGACCGCGACCGGGTCCGCACGATCACGCTCAATCGTCCCGAGGCCCTCAACGCCTTCAACGAGGCGCTCTACGACGCGTTGACGGAGGCGCTGTTCGAGGCCGATCAGGCCCCGGATGTCGCGGTCGTCCTCCTCACCGGCGCCGGGCGGGCCTTCAGTGCCGGCACCGACCTGATGGAGATGGGGGAGCGGATCTCCAATCCGGACTTCGTCCCCGGAGTGCATGGCTTCGTCGGCCTGATCGATGCCCTCGAGGCGTTCGGCAAGCCGCTGGTGCTGGCGATCAACGGGCTCGGCCTCGGCATCGGGCTCACGATCGTCGGCTTCGCGGACCTCGTCTTCATGTCGACCGAGGCGCGCCTCAAGGCGCCCTTCACCTCCCTCGGCGTGGCTCCCGAAGCCGCCTCGAGTGAACTGCTTCCGCGACTCGTCGGGCGGCAGAACGCGGCGTGGATCCTGCTCTCCGCCGAGTGGATCGGTGCCGTCGAGGCGAAGGAGATGGGCCTGGTCTGGCGACTCTGTGCGCCGGAGGAGCTGGTCTCCGAGGCGTGGCGACACGCGGCGGTCCTCGCCGCTCGGCCGATCTCGAGCCTGCGTGAGGTGAAGGCCGACATCGTGGCGCCGCTGCGCGAGGCGGTCGCCGCGGCCCGGGAACGGGAGAACGACGGCTTCGTCCGGCTCATGGGCGGCCCGGCCAACATGGAGGCGCTCACCGCCTTCGCCGAGGGCCGTCCCGCCGACTTCACCGCACTTCCACCCGGTTGGTGA